CACGCGGCACCAAGGTTCCCGAAAGGTCCGGGCGCGACATTATGCGCAGAAATAGCTCGCAGGAGACGAAAGATCGGGAATTCTGAAACCCTTTTACCCTCTCCTCCCCCGACGCTGCTCGATAACGCCACGCTCTTTCTGGATCTTGACGGCACCCTGTTCGATCTCGTCGATCGGCCCGACGATGTGTCTGCCGATTCTGATATGCAATCGCTGCTGACACAGCTTGCAAACCGTCTTGATGGCCGAATGGCGGTGGTCAGCGGTCGTTCTCTTGAACAGATCGATGGAATACTGGGTGTTTCGGCAAAAAACCTTGCAATTTCAGGTAGCCATGGCTGCGAACACCGCTGGCAGGGTGTAACCGTAACGCCCGACAGGCCAAGTGCGCTTGATGACGTAGCCACGCGATTCCACGCTTTCGCACACAACCGTTCCGGCGTTCTGGTTGAGGAAAAGAGCCTTGGCGTTGCGCTGCATTATCGCTTGTTTCCACAAGCCGAGACGGCCGCGGTGGCGCTGGCAAGGCAACTGGCCGGACAACGTGGCCTGTACTTGCAGCACGGCAAGATGATGGTGGAACTGCGCGTCGGCATTGGCGACAAGGGCAGCGCGATCCGCGCGATGATGTCCCGCGCGCCCATGGCAAACACGATCCCGG
This genomic interval from Novosphingobium sp. CECT 9465 contains the following:
- the otsB gene encoding trehalose-phosphatase, translated to MDLDGTLFDLVDRPDDVSADSDMQSLLTQLANRLDGRMAVVSGRSLEQIDGILGVSAKNLAISGSHGCEHRWQGVTVTPDRPSALDDVATRFHAFAHNRSGVLVEEKSLGVALHYRLFPQAETAAVALARQLAGQRGLYLQHGKMMVELRVGIGDKGSAIRAMMSRAPMANTIPVFAGDDLTDEPGFEAVDALGGHAILVGDPRPTAAHFGLPSPGGLRQWLWSTLQ